The following are encoded together in the Gilvimarinus sp. DA14 genome:
- a CDS encoding CsgG/HfaB family protein yields the protein MKVVFNLLLALFLCSAAPMSFSDTAETLHPVAIFDFSEKGRAISGMGEKIGSILFANLVINPNIALVDREELNKLEDEAVLSLSGMVNPQQAIQVGQLTGAKIIVTGTIFEIEDHLMIVAKIIGTETSRVLGASVEGSVNDSVLSLTQDLSNQVANVISSNADTLLAKPVSRNDRLAELKKNLGDQERPTLAISIREQHINRAAKDPAAETEMIFYSMGSGFDVVDAGSKSAKSADILIRGEGFTEVSTRKGEIVGVKARLEVKAIDQATNRVIAVDRQVEVAIDVSEMIAAKSALQSASAKIAERLLPKLVGL from the coding sequence ATGAAAGTTGTGTTTAACCTATTGTTGGCACTTTTCCTTTGCTCGGCTGCCCCAATGAGCTTTTCCGATACCGCAGAGACTCTTCACCCTGTTGCCATTTTTGACTTCTCCGAGAAGGGCCGAGCGATATCGGGGATGGGAGAGAAAATTGGATCTATTCTGTTCGCAAATCTGGTTATAAACCCAAATATAGCTTTGGTGGATCGCGAAGAGCTTAACAAGCTTGAAGACGAAGCGGTGCTTAGCTTGTCCGGAATGGTGAACCCGCAACAGGCGATTCAGGTGGGACAGTTGACGGGAGCAAAAATCATTGTTACCGGTACCATTTTTGAAATTGAAGACCACCTAATGATTGTCGCCAAGATAATTGGTACGGAAACAAGTCGAGTTTTGGGAGCATCAGTTGAAGGTAGCGTGAACGATAGTGTTCTTAGTTTGACACAAGATCTTTCCAACCAAGTAGCGAATGTTATCTCCAGTAACGCAGATACGCTGTTGGCGAAGCCCGTTAGTAGAAACGATCGTTTGGCCGAACTTAAGAAAAACCTTGGAGACCAAGAGAGACCCACTTTGGCGATTTCAATTCGTGAGCAACATATTAATCGAGCGGCCAAAGATCCAGCTGCAGAAACTGAGATGATCTTTTACAGTATGGGCTCTGGATTTGATGTTGTTGATGCTGGTTCTAAAAGCGCAAAAAGTGCCGACATTCTAATTCGGGGCGAAGGTTTTACCGAGGTTTCAACTCGTAAGGGCGAGATTGTTGGTGTAAAGGCACGGCTGGAGGTCAAAGCGATAGACCAAGCGACTAATCGTGTGATTGCTGTGGATAGACAAGTAGAAGTTGCGATTGATGTCAGCGAAATGATAGCCGCGAAAAGTGCACTGCAAAGTGCGTCAGCTAAAATTGCGGAGCGCCTGCTACCTAAACTGGTAGGGTTGTAA
- a CDS encoding alpha-glucuronidase family glycosyl hydrolase, whose translation MIRFLARVCISLTLFGTLAAQAEDGYRMWLRYQAAEPTLAQQYRQQFSHLEASHSSPTMDLAIAELERGLQGVTGQKPGNDSGAKGRLLIGTPAHAPELNQLGQALSGVGPEGFVIQSLGNGTTAIAANSDAGVLYGSFHLLRLMQTGQSVTNLNIASAPSVQHRVVNHWDNLNRVVERGYAGLSLWDWGTLPAYKDNPRYHDYARINASLGINGTVINNVNADARILTDQFLEKAAALADVFRPYGIKLYLSVKFNSPMLLDGFATADPLDPEVQQWWKERTKKVYEYIPDFGGFLVKANSEGQPGPQDFNRNHAEGANMLAEALEPFGGVVFWRAFVYAPEQGDRFREAYDEFMPLDGKFKDNVIVQIKNGPIDFQPREPFSPLFGSLEKTNIALELQVTQEYFGFSYHLAYQGPLFTEALNADTYAQGEGSTIGKILAGEVFDYQQTGMAAVINPGNSRNWTSHPFVQSSWYAFGRLAWDVNLSSDAIADEWLRQTFSNDAEFLKPMQEVMAISREAGVNYRMPLGLTHLYAQGHHYGPAPWHDKSGRPDWTAYYYHQASEDGIGFDRTQSGSNAIEQYHQQLTKKFADPATTPEDILLWFHHLNWDYKMDSGRTLWQELVHKYDTGVAQVKQMQKAWESVKDYVDTERYQRVKALLEIQLRDAKHWRDACISYFQSVNGLPLPKGAAKPAHELEYYKRMEKELYVPDPWYPEPRGH comes from the coding sequence ATGATTCGATTTCTTGCCCGAGTGTGTATTTCGCTCACCCTGTTTGGCACCCTGGCCGCCCAGGCCGAAGACGGCTACCGTATGTGGCTGCGCTACCAGGCGGCCGAACCGACACTGGCGCAACAATACCGCCAGCAATTTAGTCACCTAGAGGCCAGCCACAGCTCACCCACCATGGATCTGGCTATTGCCGAATTGGAACGCGGTTTACAGGGAGTTACGGGGCAAAAGCCCGGCAACGACTCCGGCGCAAAAGGCCGTCTGCTGATCGGCACCCCGGCACATGCCCCCGAACTTAACCAACTGGGGCAGGCATTGAGCGGAGTCGGCCCCGAGGGTTTTGTGATTCAATCTCTGGGTAACGGCACTACCGCCATCGCCGCCAACTCGGATGCGGGCGTACTTTACGGCAGTTTTCATTTACTGCGGTTAATGCAAACCGGCCAGTCGGTTACCAATTTAAACATTGCCTCGGCGCCATCGGTACAGCATCGTGTGGTCAATCACTGGGATAACTTAAACCGCGTAGTCGAACGCGGTTACGCCGGCCTGTCGCTGTGGGACTGGGGCACCTTACCCGCTTATAAAGACAATCCGCGTTACCACGATTACGCCCGCATTAACGCTTCATTGGGTATTAACGGTACGGTGATCAACAATGTAAACGCCGATGCGCGCATCCTCACCGATCAATTCTTAGAAAAGGCCGCTGCTCTGGCCGATGTATTCCGCCCCTACGGCATCAAGCTGTACCTGTCGGTGAAATTTAATTCGCCCATGCTGTTAGACGGTTTTGCAACCGCCGACCCGCTAGACCCCGAAGTTCAGCAGTGGTGGAAAGAGCGGACCAAAAAAGTCTATGAATATATTCCCGACTTTGGCGGCTTTTTGGTGAAAGCCAACTCCGAAGGCCAGCCAGGCCCGCAAGACTTTAACCGTAACCATGCCGAAGGCGCCAATATGCTGGCCGAAGCCTTAGAGCCATTTGGCGGTGTTGTTTTCTGGCGCGCCTTTGTCTATGCCCCCGAGCAGGGTGACCGCTTCCGCGAAGCTTACGATGAATTTATGCCCTTGGACGGTAAGTTCAAAGACAATGTCATTGTGCAAATTAAAAACGGACCTATCGACTTCCAGCCACGCGAGCCTTTCTCGCCTCTGTTTGGCAGTTTAGAAAAAACCAACATTGCCCTGGAGCTGCAAGTCACCCAGGAGTACTTTGGCTTTTCCTATCACCTGGCCTATCAGGGCCCGCTGTTTACCGAGGCGCTGAACGCTGACACCTACGCCCAAGGCGAAGGCTCCACCATCGGTAAAATTCTCGCTGGCGAAGTGTTCGACTACCAGCAAACCGGCATGGCTGCGGTGATCAACCCCGGCAATTCGCGCAATTGGACCAGCCACCCGTTTGTGCAAAGCAGCTGGTACGCGTTTGGCCGCCTGGCGTGGGATGTCAACTTGAGTTCCGATGCAATTGCCGACGAATGGCTGCGCCAGACCTTTAGCAATGACGCCGAGTTCTTGAAACCTATGCAAGAGGTTATGGCCATCTCCCGCGAGGCCGGCGTTAACTATCGCATGCCGCTGGGCCTAACCCATTTGTACGCCCAAGGTCATCACTATGGCCCGGCACCCTGGCACGACAAATCTGGTCGCCCGGACTGGACTGCTTACTACTACCACCAAGCCAGTGAAGACGGTATTGGTTTTGATCGCACCCAATCCGGCTCCAACGCCATCGAACAGTATCACCAACAACTCACCAAAAAGTTTGCCGACCCGGCCACCACCCCTGAGGATATTCTGCTGTGGTTCCATCACTTAAACTGGGATTACAAAATGGATTCCGGCCGTACCCTATGGCAAGAATTGGTACATAAGTACGACACAGGTGTCGCTCAGGTTAAGCAAATGCAGAAAGCCTGGGAAAGCGTGAAAGATTACGTCGATACCGAACGCTACCAGCGCGTTAAAGCGCTATTAGAAATACAGCTGCGCGATGCCAAACACTGGCGCGACGCCTGTATTAGTTACTTCCAGAGCGTAAACGGCCTGCCTTTACCCAAAGGCGCAGCCAAACCCGCCCACGAGCTGGAATACTACAAGCGCATGGAAAAAGAGCTGTATGTGCCGGATCCCTGGTATCCGGAGCCGAGAGGGCATTAA
- a CDS encoding sugar O-acetyltransferase, producing the protein MTTEKDKMLAGERYWINDPELTEIRFQTRELVDQFNNTKPRDAGHKNALQQRIFASVGDNVHIEKPMRIDYGCNTHIGSNVFINFNFVLLDCCPVTIGSNVFIAPNVQIYTASHPMDIEQRNAHIGFAAPVTIGDNVWIGGGCIILPGVTIGAGSVIGAGSVVTRDIPENVSAFGNPCKVR; encoded by the coding sequence ATGACCACAGAAAAAGACAAGATGCTAGCGGGCGAACGCTATTGGATTAACGACCCGGAGCTAACCGAGATACGATTTCAAACCCGCGAATTGGTGGATCAATTTAACAACACCAAGCCTCGCGATGCGGGCCATAAAAACGCTTTGCAGCAGCGAATTTTTGCCTCGGTGGGCGACAATGTGCATATCGAAAAGCCCATGCGCATCGACTATGGTTGCAACACCCATATCGGCAGCAATGTGTTTATCAACTTTAACTTTGTACTTTTAGACTGCTGTCCGGTCACTATTGGAAGCAATGTGTTTATTGCGCCGAATGTTCAGATTTACACCGCCAGCCACCCCATGGACATCGAGCAGCGCAATGCCCATATCGGTTTCGCCGCGCCGGTGACCATAGGCGATAACGTTTGGATTGGCGGCGGCTGTATTATTTTGCCGGGCGTTACCATCGGCGCTGGCAGCGTGATCGGAGCAGGCAGTGTCGTTACCCGGGATATTCCGGAAAACGTCAGCGCGTTTGGCAACCCGTGCAAGGTGCGCTAA
- a CDS encoding DNA-3-methyladenine glycosylase I, producing the protein MSKTVLGPDGEPRCGWCANVAEFFPYHDNEWGYPVADDIRLFEKICLESFQSGLSWRTILAKRENFRRAFAGFDFNKVAQFNDADIKRLLADEGIVRHRGKIEAVINNARRAQELVADEGSLAVFFWRFEPAAESLAQPQVLTTTEESKAMAKALKNRGWKFVGPTTAFAFMQAMGLVNDHLHGCVYRDPVEKARREFLRPR; encoded by the coding sequence ATGAGCAAAACAGTGCTGGGCCCTGATGGCGAGCCCCGATGTGGGTGGTGCGCCAATGTAGCTGAGTTCTTTCCCTATCACGATAACGAGTGGGGTTACCCGGTTGCCGATGACATTCGACTGTTTGAAAAAATCTGCCTGGAGAGTTTTCAGTCGGGTTTGAGCTGGCGCACTATTCTGGCTAAGCGCGAAAATTTTCGTCGCGCGTTCGCGGGTTTTGATTTTAATAAAGTCGCTCAGTTTAATGATGCTGACATTAAGCGCTTGTTGGCCGATGAAGGCATAGTAAGGCACAGGGGGAAAATTGAAGCGGTAATCAATAATGCTAGAAGAGCACAGGAGCTGGTGGCTGATGAGGGATCGTTGGCGGTGTTTTTCTGGCGCTTTGAGCCGGCCGCTGAAAGTTTGGCACAGCCTCAGGTGCTCACCACCACTGAGGAATCAAAAGCAATGGCAAAGGCATTGAAAAACCGCGGCTGGAAATTTGTGGGGCCCACCACGGCGTTTGCTTTTATGCAGGCAATGGGGTTGGTGAATGATCATCTTCACGGCTGTGTATATCGCGACCCGGTAGAAAAAGCGAGGCGGGAGTTTCTCCGGCCTCGCTAG